In one window of Zingiber officinale cultivar Zhangliang chromosome 11A, Zo_v1.1, whole genome shotgun sequence DNA:
- the LOC122032948 gene encoding TBC1 domain family member 5 homolog A-like, whose product MPPSSALDRTPPSSHESSAEARFSDLRGVRWRIDLGVLPSSSSSSIVDLRRVAADSRRRYANLRRRLIVDPHLSKDDIGSPDLAKDNPLSQSPDSIWSCYFRNAELEKMLNQDLSRLYPDEESYFQTTTCQTMLRRILLLWCLIHPECGYRQGMHELLAPLLYVLNVDLQYLSHVRGQYEDHFNDEFQGVSLPETALSATYRFERIMNRNIGTDLDGSTQGKTVKLRSLDELDPETRDIFLMSDAYGAEGELGIILSEKFMEHDAYCMFDILMNDARGVVVMAEFFSPSPAIGSSTGLPPIIEAASAIYQLLATIDSSLHSHLAELGVEPQYFAMRWLRVLFGREFSLEDLLIMWDEIFSYSNNICFPDEVNEAEFRCRILCSPRGAFILAMAVSVLLHLRSSLLATDFATACLQRLLNIPEDLNVNKLIEKAKSLHVLALDLVFSCSSQGGSSRNSREARRGHSQLSDSYWEEKWRLMYAAEELKKGNSATTTSSDKEKEEVVRKLSLSRTGSDPCPMEIPNKNKNGAPSDKKTIVGSNPEKYQSKYQCGVPAASGIGTESYFHEEPTYQNIKRKQVDIGGEACFSAENLSRGSSSLRMANDHDYDSEESSVTSSSLIVDAYDEINGVEEPCSYIIDKDGITECVTEREAASLKQQKPLAGGFQSFQKSDRGCCQVHETINDDDKNIDGTLRTIGKVMFDKIQIIELALKKDQVPENSGNSRSNVDDDIRQQQIAAFAALGELQKISNLLCDM is encoded by the exons ATGCCGCCTTCTTCCGCATTGGATCGAACGCCGCCTTCCTCGCACGAATCGAGCGCCGAGGCCAGATTCTCAGACCTCCGTGGAGTACGATGGCGCATCGATCTCGGCGTCCTGccaagctcttcttcttcttccatcgtTGATCTCCGCCGGGTCGCTGCAGATTCTAGGAGAAG ATATGCCAACTTGAGACGGAGGCTTATAGTCGATCCTCACCTCTCAAAGGATGATATCGGCTCTCCCGATCTTGCCAAGGACAATCCATTATCACAAAGTCCAG ATAGTATTTGGAGCTGCTATTTTAGGAATGCTGAATTGGAGAAGATGCTCAATCAGGATTTGTCACGGTTGTATCCTGATGAGGAAAGCTATTTCCAGACAACTACATGCCAGACTATGTTGAGACGAATACTTCTTTTGTGGTGCCTTATTCATCCAGAATGTGGATATAGGCAAG GAATGCATGAACTACTAGCTCCACTTTTGTATGTTCTTAATGTTGATCTCCAGTATCTTTCACACGTACGTGGACAATACGAAGACCACTTCAACGATGAGTTTCAAGGGGTATCTCTTCCCGAGACTGCCTTGAGTGCCACCTACCGGTTTGAGAGAATCATGAACCGGAACATAGGAACTGATTTAGATGGTAGTACACAAGGGAAAACTGTCAAATTGAGAAGTCTAGATGAGCTAGATCCCGaaacaagggacatctttttgaTGAGTGATGCTTATGGAGCAGAAGGAGAGTTGGGTATCATTTTATCTGAAAAATTCATGGAGCATGATGCATACTGCATGTTCGATATTTTAATGAATGACGCCCGCGGTGTGGTTGTGATGGCagaattcttctctccctctcccgccATTGGGTCCAGTACCGGTTTGCCTCCCATAATTGAAGCTGCCTCAGCAATTTATCAACTTCTTGCTACCATTGATTCATCTCTTCACAGTCATCTAGCCGAGCTTGGAGTGGAGCCTCAGTACTTTGCAATGAGATGGCTGCGTGTTCTATTTGGACGAGAATTTTCACTGGAAGATCTTTTGATAATGTGGGATGAAATATTCTCCTATTCGAATAACATTTGTTTTCCAGATGAAGTAAATGAGGCAGAATTTAGATGCAGGATATTGTGCTCGCCTAGGGGAGCCTTTATCCTAGCAATGGCTGTTTCTGTTCTACTTCACTTGAGATCTTCACTTCTAGCCACCGATTTCGCAACAGCTTGTCTCCAGAGGTTATTGAATATTCCTGAAGACTTAAATGTCAATAAGTTGATCGAGAAAGCAAAGTCGCTGCATGTTCTTGCTCtggacttggttttctcttgctcttctCAGGGAGGAAGCTCTAGGAATAGCCGCGAAGCTAGACGAGGACATAGTCAGCTATCAGACAGCTACTGGGAAGAGAAATGGAGATTGATGTATGCAGCAGAAGAACTTAAAAAGGGAAATAGTGCCACTACCACTTCGAGCGacaaggaaaaggaagaagtagTTAGAAAATTAAGTCTATCGAGGACAGGATCTGATCCTTGTCCAATGGAGATACCGAACAAAAACAAAAATGGAGCACCTTCTGATAAGAAAACTATTGTAGGCAGTAATCCTGAGAAATACCAAAGTAAGTATCAATGTGGAGTTCCTGCTGCTTCAGGGATAGGAACAGAATCATATTTTCATGAGGAACCGACTTATCAAAACATCAAAAGAAAACAAGTAGATATCGGTGGCGAAGCATGTTTTAGTGCTGAGAATCTGTCAAGAGGCAGCAGTTCCCTTAGAATGGCCAATGACCATGATTATGACTCAGAAGAAAGTAGTGTAACATCAAGTTCATTGATTGTTGACGCTTATGATGAAATTAATGGCGTGGAAGAACCATGTAGTTACATTATTGATAAGGACGGGATCACTGAGTGTGTAACCGAAAGAGAAGCAGCATCTCTAAAGCAGCAGAAACCTCTAGCTGGTGGATTTCAGTCGTTTCAAAAATCTGATAGGGGCTGTTGCCAAG TGCATGAAACAATAAATGACGATGACAAAAATATCGATGGGACTTTAAGAACTATCGGAAAGGTCATGTTTGATAAAATACAG ATCATTGAGTTGGCCTTAAAGAAAGATCAAGTCCCTGAAAACTCTGGCAATAGCAGGTCTAATGTTGATGATGATATTCGACAACAGCAAATTGCAGCATTTGCAGCTCTGGGGGAGCTTCAGAAGATTAGCAATTTGTTATGTGATATGTGA